The segment ctaaatatatctcgtgaaccataataggtagatacctgAAATTTTCCCAttagtatttctattgccgaaaaataaaaaaataaaaaatgttttttcttgtaccatggtacggaacccttcctgtacGAATCCGACCCATACTTGACACATTTTTTTCATATCTTTTACCGTGAGTTGTGACCTACGTTTACTGAACAatctaagtagtaagtacttgTATGTACGGTAGCTATATGCCACAGGGCAAAAAATTTGTTCTTCACAAGGTTAACTACCAATAGCTTAGAGCTAGGTCACAATGTAATCACGTTTTACGATGCGTAGACTGGGGACactcaaaaataaatacctaactatACTAGTTAGGTAAGAACCTACTTTCCGTACATTACCAAGACTATCATGGCCATACAAAAAATTGTCCTTGCTTTGAGTTAgttttaggtaattaaaataCTTAGGAACTTTATTTATTGCTTAATGTAGTGCATTTTGTGGGTAATTTgtagatttaaataaataaggttACTTAGCTTCTTACATTAACACTTTACCTTGAACTCTAGTACGAGTTTTTGTAACTTTCGAAAATTAAAACTCTACTTTTCGAAAACTTATACCCTAACCTAATAGTATCTATATTGAATAACCTAATAAGTATATTGAAGTCGGCGAAACCCATCTCGAGATGTTCATTAATAAGTCAACGATTAAGGACAATAGTTATGGATGTAAGCTTTAGTAAACCAAATTAGGTTACTTTTTCCGAGTGGACAAAAATCCCACACCAAAACATatagattaaaataatatgcatGAAAGCCTTAATGCGTTAAAGGGTATACTTAAGTTTATTATGACTTTATCAGTTTCTACGCACTCCTCAATATTTTACCGGAACGCAACGCTACGTATTGGTCCTGTGTCAGTCACGACCGATTCGGTCATTTGACTGAGGTCGCGCAAAAGTACTGATGAACGAATCAGTCGTTTTTGACCGATCCGGTTCAACCAGTCGCCACGAACCGAGAACGAAgaatgaaactaaaaaatattgaaagaaatgaTTGGTCTACAGATCatagtaaaatagtaatagtaagtaataatatatagatatggactaggtaggtatattttcccaATATTTACCCTTGTTGTTATGTTCATTGTAAAATCGTAGttatctacctacttcatttagGCAACACgtgtatatgagatgcataaggTTTTTAGTATGTATAAATCTTAACATAATGATTAAacacgtttaaaaataaaagctcaatTAAAAAGATAGGTAATTACATCATAACAGTGCATACAATcgggaaaaatattacaataatgcagCGATTTTGAACCCGCGCCGTCGGACGACCTATAACGAAACGTGAAACTATACGACACGAGCGTGCGCAATCGAGACTTGGAGTCTCATCGTCCGATTCACGACTGAGACTGACGACTGAGACTGAGTACCGAATACCGATACATTCGTGAGGAACGAAGAGCAATCATGACTGATTGGATCGAAGTAGTTACCGAAGTACCGAAAAGTACCGAACGACTGATGACTGATGAACGATCGAAAAGATCTCAGTCGTTGCTGTAATCAGTACTTGAATGACCGAATCGCAGAGAATGAACGATTGACACAGGACTACTACGTATTCTGCAAAATCTTTTGCAGAATACGTAGGACAAGTAGGTCTGTACTCTGTACTGATCGTCCTACTTTAAACAAAAGAAATCGACTAAAAAGTGCCATTATCACtttttgtattgttttattcattcttttatattgtttatatcaaacagataaaataaacaaagcAAGGTTAAGTAAAGTCTAGTGAAATGTGTCGGTCTTTTTTCACCGATAACAGTGATTGTAGACACGGAAGTAtagtaaaatgttggaaaatgtACCTACGTTTTATATCATTGattgaaaaagatttttctGTCAGGCTTCCCTGATAGTCCGGGAAGAAGTACCTAGTTATTTTGGTTAGTGTTCTCACCCCTTCAAtcaaataggtacatttaatgCTCTCAATTGttgcatttattattatttatgataattttgatACAACCATGACAAAACCAAGCGTCAGTCGTTAGCTggtagagaaaaaaaaggattccaatatacatattttatttctcaATCTACCTAGTTGAAATAATctcaaatatgaaaataatcgTCAGCTGTACTGAAAGTGGGAGATTATGTCAGTATTAGACCTGTGAATTAGGTGGGCTACTCCTTATATACCACGATTAACCATTATACCAGGAAAATACATAGGTAGTTAATGGTAAGCACATTATTATGCTCAACATGAGACAATAACTAATCTCTATCTACCGACTCCTATGTCAGGAATATATGGCATGAAATAAATCACTATCATTTTCAATGTCAACAGCAAATAAGGCCAGAACCTAATGATACCAACTTATTACTGTAATGGCTACAAAATACGGCGGATCAGTCACGTATCCACTAAATATTCAGTTGAAGCGATTTATAACCCATTAATAAACAATCAAATTGcataatataaattacatattatcTAGAGCACGCGCGGCCATTTTCGACCCAGAAACTAGAATTCGATGACCTTGTAAACAATGTTGTATCATGTGCAAGATCGCATCGTATGATattgggttcgattcctggaaCCTAATAAATAAGCAAGGTATGTGTAATCAGGGTCCAGAAGAATCCACAGCAAATTACATCCCAAACCAGTAATTCGTAAAAAAACATTGCTTGTAACTAACTAGTACATTGCTATTTGCTACAACATtgctagtaggtacttttgcTTTTCTTACGGGAGCCACTAGATTACCCTGGGATTTTCACCAGGTACATATATATGTAAGGGAGAAATTAAAGACGTAATGCCGATTTAGAGGCTACTTTAATACTAATCTTATATGCGACGCACCGTCGCCACCGTTACAAAAATGCTTACGTTAAACAAATCTAATCGAGAACGGATGGCCGAGCCATAACTCCTCCATCCCTAAGAGGAAAATTATCGGAGGGATCGTTTTTAGAGTCATTCCGatgatttttcttaaataatgaACATTTTGGCGATTTCAGCCAGACATAACATAAGAacacaaaaatacttaaaactacaaaacCTGATGTCAGGTATCCTAAAATTACACTGAATTTACTGTCCTTTTGATCGTTTAAAACACTTTCAACAACAGCACTATGTTTTAATGAAAAGGCCATGTATTTCACTTCATCTAAACTAATTTCTTCCATATTAACTACACTTGCACCGGATAGAGTCGCGTTTGCTTTTAACTGAGGGAGTGTAATAATTGGAATTCTCTTCATATTATCTGATTCTACAATAGTGCGATGGTGGAGGCGAATTCCATAAATTTCTAGCTCACACGGTTCGTCGATTGTGATCAGGTAAGTGCCAAATACAAGTTGTTTGCTGACCTCATGGCCGCATCGCTTCGTCAATATCGTCCTCAGTCTACTATAGAGGAGCCAGCTATTTGGGTTGATTTGCTGAACCTTAATCTTTTCGATCTGGACCTGATGCTGCTTGCAGGAAATAAGGTCATCTTCGAATTTCATAAGCTGCTCTATACAGGTGAGTTCATAATACAACGCTCGGTTGTCTGCAGTACACAGGAACTGATTGCCGGTAGAAAATGACTGGCATGGTTTTACAAGCGGTAAGTATTTGATTCCTTTCGCCAAAAGGTAAGGATATTTGGGAATGATAGCTAGGGTTTTATTTTCGGATTCGTGAAAAATGGGTAATGaatatactttaaaataattatatgttgaGTTATCAGTTATTGGTATTTCCATTATAAATGTAATctgattatttttaataaatgactTTACACAAATGCTTTCctcaattttaaataaattggtttCCGTTGGTGGGTACACCAAGCTTTCAGAGTtggaaattacatttaaatgatACAATAATTCTGTAGAGTTCACAATTGACTGATGCAAAATAGAGATTTTACTTAACGCTAATGCTGTTTCAATTTCACTCAGTCTAACAAAGATAGTACGAAAACTACTTGTAAATACACTAAATAATCCTGTAAGATAAGTTATGAAAATCCAATTGTTTTGTTTGGCAGCTAAATCTTTGAGTAATGTTTCAACCTTTGTTAAACGGTTATGAAAATGAACAGAGTTCACATTCATTGCTTCAGTTACATTAATAAAACTATCAAACATTTTAGAGACAATTGTCAATTTCTTTGATATAATAATTTGGTTGCGATTTAATTTAGAAGTAAGTTCGTCGTACTTAATTGCGTCATCATGATCCAGGTTACCAGTTATCACTTTTATAATTGAACCCAAAGGATTTATCAAACCTCTCTTAGAACGTTTCTGTGGAACTAATTGTCTATATTTTCCTATAGTTATGTCGCGGGTAAAGTCTGTAT is part of the Maniola jurtina chromosome 24, ilManJurt1.1, whole genome shotgun sequence genome and harbors:
- the LOC123877721 gene encoding uncharacterized protein LOC123877721, which encodes MFDSFINVTEAMNVNSVHFHNRLTKVETLLKDLAAKQNNWIFITYLTGLFSVFTSSFRTIFVRLSEIETALALSKISILHQSIVNSTELLYHLNVISNSKTLAIIPKYPYLLAKGIKYLPLVKPCQSFSTGNQFLCTADNRALYYELTCIEQLMKFEDDLISCKQHQVQIEKIKVQQINPNSWLLYSRLRTILTKRCGHEVSKQLVFGTYLITIDEPCELEIYGIRLHHRTIVESDNMKRIPIITLPQLKANATLSGASVVNMEEISLDEVKYMAFSLKHSAVVESVLNDQKDSKFSVILGYLTSGFVVLSIFVFLCYVWLKSPKCSLFKKNHRNDSKNDPSDNFPLRDGGVMARPSVLD